One Silene latifolia isolate original U9 population chromosome 4, ASM4854445v1, whole genome shotgun sequence DNA segment encodes these proteins:
- the LOC141651727 gene encoding uncharacterized protein LOC141651727, with amino-acid sequence MRAAQDRQKSYADLKRSEIEFAVGDKVLLKVSPMKGVMRFGKRGKLSQKYIGPYEILDRIGEVAYRLALPPALARVHNIFHVSQLRKYVSDPTHVLEVETVELDENLSYEEVAKEILDRKVRKTRNSEVVLMKVLWSNHNVDEATWEVEDEIKQKYPHLFV; translated from the coding sequence ATGAGAGCTGcacaagatcgacaaaagagttatgcagacctgAAGAGGAGTGAGATTGAGTTTGCCGTAGGAGACAAGGTATTGTTAAAAGTATCACCAATGAAGGGGgtgatgaggtttggtaagagagGAAAGTTGAGTcaaaagtacattggaccttatgagattttagatAGAATTGGTGAAGTGGCATATCGTCTTGCACTTCCACCAGCTTTGGCAAGAGTTCATAATATTTTTCATGTTTCACAATtaaggaagtatgtgagtgatcctactcATGTGTTAGAAGTTGAGACAGTCGAGTTAGATGAGAATTTGTCTTATGAGGAGGTGGCTAAGGAGATTTTAGACAGAAAGGTGCGGAAAACTAGAAATAGTGAGGTCGTTTTGATGAAagttttatggtctaatcataatgtggatgAAGCTACATGGGAGGTCGAAGACGAGATAAAACAGAAGTATCCTCATTTGTTTGTATAA